The following proteins are co-located in the Candidatus Competibacteraceae bacterium genome:
- a CDS encoding ABC transporter substrate-binding protein: protein MKRVIALGLLLLTLGGGAIEAAVRPPQDVIQDTSGRMIHALRQNRAMLDRDPGRIYGLVDQIVLPNFDFELMSRWVLGRSWQQATPDQRRRFTEEFRTLLVRTYAKALLEYSNEEIRVLPQPAVGNGSEVTVKTEVRLKTGRPIQINYNMHLNNDGWKVYDVTVDGVSLVTNYRSTFASQIRASGMDSVIADLQQRNNAQGPR, encoded by the coding sequence ATGAAACGAGTGATCGCTCTCGGCCTGTTGCTGCTGACGTTGGGTGGTGGCGCCATCGAGGCCGCCGTTAGACCCCCGCAGGACGTGATCCAGGACACCTCGGGGCGGATGATCCATGCCTTGCGCCAGAACCGCGCGATGCTCGACCGGGACCCAGGACGGATTTACGGGCTGGTCGATCAAATCGTGTTGCCCAATTTCGATTTCGAACTGATGTCGCGCTGGGTGTTGGGCCGGTCCTGGCAGCAGGCGACTCCCGACCAGCGCCGTCGCTTCACCGAGGAATTCCGCACCCTGCTGGTCCGCACCTACGCCAAGGCTTTGCTGGAGTATTCCAACGAAGAGATCCGGGTGCTGCCGCAACCGGCCGTGGGGAACGGCAGCGAGGTGACGGTCAAAACCGAAGTCCGGCTGAAAACCGGCCGACCGATCCAGATCAACTACAACATGCATCTCAACAACGATGGCTGGAAAGTCTACGACGTTACGGTGGACGGAGTCAGTCTGGTCACCAATTACCGCAGCACCTTCGCCAGCCAGATCCGCGCCAGCGGCATGGACTCGGTCATCGCCGATCTCCAGCAGCGCAACAACGCCCAGGGGCCACGCTGA
- the mlaD gene encoding outer membrane lipid asymmetry maintenance protein MlaD, whose product MKQKNLELAVGLFVALGLAAFFILALKVSDLTSLGDDKGYRVTAHFENIGGLKARAPVTLGGVRIGRVIGISLDPQSYEAVVTMSIDPKYNQLPTDSSASILTSGLLGEQYVGLEPGGMDDTLKDGGTIKLTQSALVLEKLIGRVFTNMASGDSTPPKTP is encoded by the coding sequence ATGAAGCAAAAGAATCTGGAGCTGGCGGTCGGCCTGTTCGTCGCGCTGGGGCTGGCGGCGTTTTTCATACTGGCGCTCAAGGTCAGTGACCTCACCAGCCTGGGAGACGACAAAGGCTATCGCGTCACGGCCCACTTTGAAAATATCGGCGGGCTCAAGGCTCGCGCCCCAGTCACGCTGGGCGGCGTGCGCATCGGCCGGGTGATCGGCATCAGTCTGGACCCGCAAAGCTACGAAGCCGTGGTCACGATGTCCATCGATCCCAAATACAACCAACTGCCGACCGACTCCAGCGCCAGTATTCTGACCTCGGGATTACTGGGCGAACAATACGTCGGGCTGGAACCTGGTGGCATGGACGACACTCTCAAGGACGGCGGAACCATCAAGCTGACCCAGTCGGCGCTGGTGTTGGAAAAGCTGATCGGCCGGGTGTTTACCAATATGGCGTCGGGCGACTCCACGCCGCCCAAAACGCCCTGA